One Vicia villosa cultivar HV-30 ecotype Madison, WI unplaced genomic scaffold, Vvil1.0 ctg.000505F_1_1, whole genome shotgun sequence genomic region harbors:
- the LOC131629031 gene encoding pathogenesis-related genes transcriptional activator PTI6-like yields the protein MTVHSTFKLQNPKLKASRSNFETNPSFKTTTKPENKMKLLRVILTDHDATDSDSSGEDEPSPPQKLRKGKREITEITMHMHFPLVSDSPKTSPSSSACSTDPTRFKRRGKVVRNPRQQNMFRGVRQRPWGRWTAEIRDPNQRKRVWLGTFDTAEEAAAVYDEAAVKLKGPKAVTNFSGNFPDSDAVEKDVNEPSKIFAVDGFASPTSVLPYYDGDSTPFDSFRYGTVDAFGFDIDTPLSLTDVNFIGFGKEKEEFGEFDLDEFLTWPS from the coding sequence aTGACCGTACACTCAACCTTCAAGCTTCAGAATCCGAAGCTaaaagcttcaagatcaaattttgAAACTAACCCATCATTCAAAACCACCACCAAACCCGAAAACAAGATGAAACTACTCCGGGTCATTCTCACTGACCATGACGCAACCGATTCCGACTCTTCCGGCGAAGATGAACCGTCACCGCCACAAAAGCTTCGAAAAGGGAAGAGAGAAATAACCGAAATCACCATGCACATGCACTTTCCTCTTGTATCTGATTCTCCGAAAACCTCACCTTCTTCTTCAGCTTGCTCCACTGACCCGACCCGTTTCAAAAGACGTGGAAAAGTGGTTAGAAATCCCCGGCAGCAAAACATGTTCCGCGGCGTTCGTCAGAGACCGTGGGGACGGTGGACGGCCGAGATCCGTGACCCGAACCAACGCAAACGTGTCTGGTTAGGAACTTTTGACACGGCGGAGGAAGCTGCAGCTGTGTACGACGAAGCCGCCGTGAAGCTTAAGGGTCCAAAGGCAGTTACCAACTTTTCCGGGAATTTTCCAGACAGCGACGCCGTTGAGAAAGATGTCAACGAGCCGTCAAAGATTTTCGCCGTTGACGGTTTCGCTTCTCCGACGTCTGTTCTGCCTTACTACGACGGCGACTCGACGCCGTTTGACAGTTTTCGTTACGGAACTGTGGATGCGTTTGGATTCGATATTGATACGCCGTTAAGTTTAACGGACGTTAACTTTATCGGGTttgggaaagaaaaagaagagttcGGTGAGTTTGACTTGGACGAGTTCCTGACGTGGCCCAGTTAA
- the LOC131629049 gene encoding eukaryotic translation initiation factor 2 subunit beta-like, with translation MADEAQIDVKEEVPDIAPFDPTKKKKKKKPAVVDLDDDSVDKLAEKTENLSVSEGFDSTLAGAKKKKKKPVEISNLIEESTDAINEDLDDHAEEDGQEAVSLQPRYPWEGSDRDYQYEELLGRVFNILRENNPELAGDRRRTVMRPPQVLREGTKKTVFVNFMDLCKTMHRQPDHVMAFLLAELGTSGSLDGQQRLVVKGRFAPKNFEGILRRYVNEYVICLGCKSPDTILSKENRLFFLRCEKCGSGRSVAPIKAGFVARVGRRTAGGT, from the exons ATGGCAGATGAAGCACAAATTGATGTGAAGGAGGAGGTTCCTGAT ATTGCACCATTTGATCctactaaaaagaagaagaaaaagaaacctgcagttgtagatcttgatgatGATTCAGTAGATAAGTTGGCTGAGAAGACAGAAAATCTGTCAg TTTCTGAGGGGTTTGATAGTACATTAGCTGGtgcaaaaaagaagaaaaagaagcct GTTGAAATCAGTAACTTAATTGAAGAGAGTACTGATGCTATAAATGAAGATTTGGATG ATCACGCTGAAGAAGATGGCCAAGAGGCTGTTTCCTTGCAACCTCGTTACCCTTGGGAAGGGAGTGATCGTGATTATCAATACGAGGAG CTTTTGGGCAGAGTGTTTAATATTCTACGTGAGAATAATCCCGAACTTGCTGGAGACAGGCGGAGGACTGTCATGAGGCCTCCACAAGTGCTCCGTGAGGGCACAAAGAAAActgtttttgtgaattttatggaCCTTTGCAAAAC GATGCATCGGCAGCCAGATCATGTCATGGCTTTCTTGCTTGCGGAATTGGGTACAAGTGGTTCTCTAGATGGACAGCAGAGATTAGTTGTCAAGGGAAGGTTTGCACCAAAGAATTTTGAAGGAATTTTGCGTCGATACGTCA ATGAATATGTCATTTGCCTTGGATGCAAAAGTCCCGACACAATACTTTCTAAGGAAAACCGTTTGTTCTTTCTCCGGTGTGAAAAG TGTGGTTCAGGAAGATCAGTTGCACCGATCAAGGCTGGTTTTGTTGCTCGTGTTGGCCGTAGAACTGCAGGGGGGACTTGA
- the LOC131629050 gene encoding phosphoribosylglycinamide formyltransferase, chloroplastic-like: MEIQHIVSGFSSKLSHTPSAPIGKQICSLKFPSLLSSSYPSLQSQNFEALSGDCYSINIAKKGGCYSSRRKVWCSNSRDIADPNKGYEERAQVTGRRKKLAVFVSGGGSNFKAIHEAAKRGSVHGDIIVLVTNKSECGGAEYARNNDIPVILFPKAKEESEGLCPNDLVDTLRRLEVDFILLAGYLKLIPVELIRAYEKSIFNIHPSLLPAFGGKGHYGMKVHKAVIASGARFSGPTIHYVDEHYDTGRILAQRVVPVLANDTAEDLSARVLREEHRLYVEVVEALCEDRIVWRNDGVPLIQSKENPNETY, from the exons ATGGAAATTCAACATATTGTTTCtgggttttcttcaaaattatCACACACACCATCAGCTCCAATTGGAAAGCAAATTTGCTCTTTGAAGTTCCCTTCTTTACTTTCTTCTTCATACCCTTCTCTTCAGTCCCAGAATTTCGAGGCTTTGAGTGGAGATTGTTACTCTATCAACATTGCAAAAAAAGGCGGATGTTATAGCTCTAGGAGGAAAGTTTGGTGTAGCAATAGTAGGGATATTGCAGATCCAAACAAGGGGTATGAGGAGAGAGCTCAGGTCACGGGGAGAAGGAAAAAGTTGGCTGTGTTTGTGTCGGGTGGAGGGTCTAACTTCAAAGCGATTCACGAGGCAGCCAAAAGGGGATCGGTTCATGGAGATATCATTGTATTGGTTACGAATAAAAGCG AGTGTGGAGGTGCTGAGTACGCAAGAAATAATGATATACCAGTTATATTGTTCCCTAAAGCAAAGGAAGAATCCGAAGGATTATGTCCTAATGACCTTGTTGATACACTAAG GAGGTTGGAGGTTGATTTTATTCTTTTAGCTGGATACCTCAAACTTATACCAGTGGAACTGATCCGAGCTTATGAAAAGTCGATATTTAACATTCATCCATCACTTCTTCCAGCTTTTGGAGGCAAGGGCCACTATGGTATGAAGGTACATAAAGCAGTAATTGCTTCTGGCGCAAG ATTTTCAGGTCCTACAATTCATTATGTGGATGAACACTACGATACAGGGCGTATCCTTGCCCAGCGTGTTGTCCCGGTGCTTGCTAACGATACTGCAGAAGACTTGTCTGCTAGGGTTTTAAGAGAG gAACACCGATTATATGTTGAGGTGGTAGAGGCTTTATGTGAAGACAGAATAGTTTGGAGGAACGATGGGGTTCCGCTCATCCAAAGCAAAGAAAATCCTAATGAAACTTATTGA
- the LOC131629051 gene encoding protein NETWORKED 4A-like: MTHKKSAKRSLTSEMDRNVRQMMKLIEDNGDSFAQKAEMYYQKRPELISLVEEFYRGYRSLVERYEPAAGDLWKNIPSDLQSQASGGVSDNGSEPPSSSWPSPSPRKMVRRISGTRAPGFDFFLGSGGNNNGYDSSCQKDGDACSTLSDSDDEYDDASSFYSYSGFFGNASDNGMTKRVIELEIELREAQDKILVYEQQEQEHSEDGVKINAYEQELKIVNEKLRLSQEKIHKLEIEVEKNKSIESSVHQDDDTCSRPCQDRSEMDFCAIGTNEISTSTEDDLKMKRELKFFEDELKLANERHEQLQDQLNLAHKETATWKTKFNSDKRDNIELQERVAKLKTSLSERENEIKDLKAVLSETEQKNLFEKSQLKTEVCKLLEQHNHMEERLRDEIEMLRREIYERKDNIKDLNARLGGLILERDNLNEEVGLLKEEMNSRVKQIEKANRHVVELESKEQELEDEIERQKIEIIEGAEEKREAIRQLCFSLEHYRNGYNVYKKAFIGHKMFPLLAS; the protein is encoded by the coding sequence ATGACTCACAAGAAATCAGCAAAAAGATCTCTAACATCCGAAATGGATCGAAATGTTCGACAAATGATGAAACTAATTGAAGACAATGGAGATTCATTTGCACAGAAAGCTGAAATGTATTACCAAAAGAGACCAGAATTGATTTCCCTCGTGGAAGAGTTTTACCGCGGTTATCGATCATTAGTCGAACGTTACGAGCCTGCTGCGGGTGATTTGTGGAAAAACATACCTTCTGATCTTCAATCTCAAGCCTCGGGCGGTGTTTCTGATAACGGTTCCGAACCACCTTCTTCTTCTTGGCCTTCTCCTTCACCTAGGAAAATGGTACGTAGAATATCGGGCACACGCGCTCCAGGGTTCGATTTCTTTCTCGGTTCTGGCGGAAATAATAATGGTTATGATTCGTCATGTCAAAAAGATGGCGATGCATGTTCTACTTTGTCAGATAGCGATGATGAATACGATGATGCTTCGTCTTTCTATAGTTATTCGGGTTTCTTTGGGAATGCAAGTGATAATGGCATGACTAAAAGGGTAATTGAATTGGAAATCGAGTTGCGTGAGGCGCAAGACAAGATTTTAGTATatgaacaacaagaacaagaacatagTGAAGATGGTGTCAaaatcaatgcatatgaacaAGAGTTGAAGATTGTGAATGAAAAGTTGAGGCTTTCACAAGAGAAAATTCATAAACTTGAGATCGAGGTTGAAAAAAATAAGTCAATAGAATCATCGGTTCATCAGGACGATGATACTTGTTCCAGACCGTGTCAAGACCGATCCGAAATGGACTTTTGCGCCATCGGTACTAACGAAATATCAACATCAACCGAAGATGATCTTAAGATGAAAAGGGAACTCAAATTCTTTGAAGATGAGCTTAAATTGGCAAATGAGAGACATGAACAATTGCAGGATCAACTTAACTTGGCTCACAAGGAAACTGCTACATGGAAAACTAAGTTCAATTCTGACAAGAGAGATAACATAGAGCTTCAAGAAAGGGTTGCAAAGTTGAAAACAAGTCTATCAGAAAGAGAAAATGAGATCAAGGATTTAAAAGCCGTTTTGTCCGAGACGGAACAgaaaaatttgtttgaaaaatcaCAATTAAAGACTGAAGTGTGTAAATTGTTGGAACAACATAATCACATGGAAGAGAGACTCCGAGATGAAATTGAGATGTTGAGGCGAGAGATTTACGAAAGAAAGGATAATATCAAAGATCTTAATGCGAGACTTGGAGGTTTAATATTAGAGAGAGATAATCTCAATGAAGAAGTTGGTTTACTCAAAGAAGAGATGAATTCAAGAGTCAAGCAGATTGAAAAGGCAAATAGACATGTGGTCGAACTAGAATCAAAAGAACAGGAACTAGAAGATGAGATTGAGAGGCAAAAGATTGAGATAATAGAAGGAGCTGAAGAGAAACGCGAGGCGATAAGACAATTATGCTTTTCACTTGAGCACTATAGAAATGGATATAATGTTTATAAGAAGGCATTCATAGGTCACAAGATGTTTCCACTCTTGGCATCCTAA
- the LOC131629052 gene encoding peroxidase RIP1-like, with protein MAFHHIQYLFVLLMSTFLTIQSHEELTPDFYNEVCPQALPIIHSIVFQKLNSKPRMGAHLLRLHFHDCFVNGCDGSVLLDDTPNFIGEKNAVSNIDSLKGYMLVDVMKAAVDKACNRPVVSCADILAIAARDSVSILGGRSYWYDVPLGRRDARNAIKKDADFYLPSQLFNFSQLLSNFELQGLNLKDLVALSGAHTIGMAKCSSFKERIYNDTNRDHDFAVSMQENCPIKGGDENFEAFDHVTPNKFDNSYYKNLIDKKGLLHSDQELFKGDDGSESDRLVRLYSRNPHAFARDFKASMIKMGNIKPLTGIFGEIRTDCSKVNSYLQGLNE; from the exons ATGGCTTTTCATCATATCCAATATTTGTTTGTTCTCTTAATGTCCACATTTCTCACAATTCAATCTCATGAAGAACTAACTCCTGATTTTTACAATGAAGTTTGTCCTCAAGCATTGCCAATCATTCACTCAATTGTTTTCCAAAAACTTAACTCTAAACCACGCATGGGAGCACATTTACTCCGCTTGCATTTCCATGACTGTTTTGTCAAT GGTTGTGATGGATCGGTTCTGCTCGACGACACTCCTAACTTCATAGGTGAAAAGAATGCAGTCTCAAATATTGATTCTCTTAAAGGCTATATGTTGGTTGATGTAATGAAAGCGGCCGTTGACAAAGCTTGCAATCGTCCGGTTGTATCATGTGCAGATATATTAGCCATTGCAGCTCGCGATTCCGTCTCCATT TTGGGAGGTCGAAGCTATTGGTACGATGTGCCACTAGGAAGAAGAGATGCAAGAAATGCTATAAAGAAAGATGCGGACTTTTATCTTCCTTCACAACTTTTCAATTTCTCTCAACTTCTCTCTAATTTCGAGCTTCAAGGCCTAAACCTTAAAGATCTCGTAGCACTTTCCGGTGCTCACACAATTGGAATGGCAAAATGTTCTAGTTTTAAGGAAAGGATTTACAATGACACAAACAGGGATCACGATTTCGCAGTTTCCATGCAAGAAAATTGTCCTATAAAGGGCGGTGACGAAAATTTTGAAGCATTTGATCATGTCACTCCTAATAAGTTTGATAATTCATATTACAAAAACTTGATTGATAAGAAAGGTTTACTACATTCTGATCAAGAACTCTTTAAAGGTGATGATGGTAGTGAAAGTGATAGATTGGTGAGACTTTATAGTAGAAATCCACATGCTTTTGCTAGAGATTTTAAAGCTTCCATGATTAAGATGGGTAATATAAAGCCTCTTACCGGAATCTTCGGAGAGATTAGAACAGATTGTAGCAAAGTCAACTCATATTTACAAGGTTTAAATGAGTGA